In Chrysoperla carnea chromosome 2, inChrCarn1.1, whole genome shotgun sequence, the following proteins share a genomic window:
- the LOC123292174 gene encoding cell division cycle 7-related protein kinase-like, which yields MKNEESYLIKLKMIQESDKKDIFEDIETNPREECVTPTPIESPELKLNPFRDINEKLPELYNIFTIHGKIGEGTFSSVFVASLKSNNSIELSKNKLFAIKHLVPTCHPSRIERELKCLKEIGGTQNVVGADFCIRNHENVAFIMPFINHEKFSDYYLDMNAKETALYLKNILIALQRVHSFGVIHRDVKPNNFLYDRKNKQFLLVDFGLADYVKKDSKIATGGGIIESNTAKRKLRNYPEEKLPPKRIALQTKNSPIKKPPSVFGLINKENNPLYNNKVNNVIKSPFKSPFKNYNSISPPKNSKSHVISIYQDKVLNAASIVKRLTFGEENTENSMDKKSNVKFSCNSTKSIFGIKTKPVNAALQKARINKNEIKMCECFKKARICNVCMLKKAQYAPRAGTPGFRPPEVLLKYSHQNTAVDMWAVGIIFISILSGCYPFFKASDDVSALAEIITLFGSETIENLAKVLGQSLTCSNICKQVRLKDLCIALRNRFTRQKNNETASNCNDCKRNKIHPCLCFIKSFEVTNIFPDTAYDLLEKLLDVNPHTRISAETALKHPFLNDL from the exons ATGAAAAATGAagaaagttatttaataaaattaaaaatgattcaagAAAGTGATAAAAAAGATATCTTCGAAg ATATCGAAACGAACCCACGTGAAGAATGTGTAACACCAACGCCAATTGAAAGTCCAGAACTGA AGCTGAATCCATTTAGGGATATCAATGAAAAGCTACCTgaactatataatatatttacaatacatGGGAAAATTGGTGAGGGAACATTTAGTTCTGTATTCGTAGCCAGTTTGAAAAGTAATAACTCTATTgaattatccaaaaataaattgttcgCGATTAAACATCTTGTTCCAACATGCCATCCATCCCGAATTGAACgtgaattaaaatgtttaaaagaaattgg AGGTACTCAAAATGTTGTTGGTGCAGATTTCTGTATAAGAAATCATGAAAATGTCGCTTTTATAATGCCTTTtataaatcatgaaaaatttagT gatTATTACCTGGATATGAACGCAAAAGAGACtgcattgtatttaaaaaatattttaattgcgtTACAAAGGGTACATAGTTTTGGAGTGATTCATCGTGATGTAAAaccgaataattttttatatgatcgaaaaaataaaca atttttattggTCGATTTTGGATTAGCCGATTACGTTAAGAAAGATTCAAAAATCGCAACTGGTGGTGGTATTATAGAATCAAATACAGCTAAACGGAAATTACGAAATTATCCCGAG gaAAAACTTCCACCTAAACGGATAGCGTTACAAACGAAAAATTCTCCAATTAAGAAGCCTCCTTCAGTTTTtggtttaattaataaagaaaataatcctTTGTACAATAACAAAGTAAATAATGTTATCAAATCGCCGTTTAAATCaccctttaaaaattataacagtaTAAGCCCaccaaaaaattctaaatcgCATGTGATATCAATCTATCAAGATAAAGTATTAAATGCAGCATCGATAGTAAAACGTTTAACATTTGGAGAGGAAAACACCGAAAATTCGATGGATAAAAAATCAAACGTAAAATTTAGTTGTAACAGTACGAAAAGTATATTCGGAATTAAAACTAAACCTGTAAATGCCGCTTTACAGAAGGCACGcatcaataaaaatgaaataaaaatgtgtgaatgttttaaaaaagcacgtatttgtaatgtttgtatgttaaaaaaagCACAATATGCTCCACGCGCTGGCACGCCTGGATTTCGTCCACCAgaagttcttttaaaatattcgcaTCAAAATACTG cTGTTGATATGTGGGCGGTaggaattatatttattagcaTTTTAAGTGGTTGTTATCCATTTTTTAAGGCATCCGATGATGTGTCAGCACTAGCCGAAATTATCACATTATTTGGATCTGAAACAATAGAAAATCTTGCAAAAGTTTTAG GGCAATCATTAACTTGTAGCAATATTTGCAAACAAGTTCGTTTAAAAGATTTATGTATTGCGTTAAGAAATCGTTTTACAcgacaaaaaaataatgaaactgCATCAAATTGTAACGATTGTAAACGTAACAAAATTCATCCCTGTTTATGTTTCATAAAAAGTTTTgag GTTACAAATATATTTCCTGATACAGCATACGATTTGCTTGAGAAATTATTGGATGTGAATCCACACACAAGAATATCCGCCGAAACAGCATTAAAACATCCATTTTTAaacgatttataa
- the LOC123291739 gene encoding serine/threonine-protein kinase Warts, whose amino-acid sequence MGYTETHASYICCTAECAVSVYARVNIQQKEDHPTAVQQKRHESIVMNQQQTQSINNTSSVLISGSSSLSSNTSKQNDRNSSSGGSNSRSSGYHQKALEEIHNSLQPFVKQNSNDVVGSSAASTVSTLSTTSGISSASGLSSASGLSCNGLSSTTSGIGSMSTSSAQQDRDQMNALKQSLNQLLSMGYSEDTSFRALKQGNGRFEDAIQYLVKQQNDVTTISGTNNGLSKTNLTKLIRKPSLERELSTGPGVPGGGNQSHRCSPASTTLDSGAGSSRSDSPRTTNSSQQPSDIYHVHTQLSRQYSPQSGGGNRSDRSDSEPPPPLPPPRCSSTPPPPPPPPHGVGGGVPSSQGSILVPTNMQQLLKRMSPAAASHRPSTNVVTPPQGCGARGTSPVAVIAGNGNVVNNNGGSNGSGNGRQPMIVQNGPQVQQQLSQQIQALSLYQSGGGGGGVNQVVQQSSGVPGSEPPPPYPLPSLPPPPPPSYSISIQQRQSPTQTSSQQEIYSRKSPSSGIYSGPTSAGSPSPITVQQQQASPSTVLGGVVTRPTPLQAWGARQTKTQPPIIMQSVKSTQVQKPILQTAIAPTAPVVVVTTGGNATPPVPPGVTTTFPPPSYASSIQQKHVVATSPGPQAVGVYGSKSSQTQNQTVTSSQQSINSSSTSTTPVNVPTTEPPSYASTMQALAAQRTTTNTNSHHVHHPHPLPPPPYTTTANDVHRHQNYPKDERRKYSSPNNCDGGRSESPNTDNSRPNSGYSSENIPSPSSCSNSKHYNGNSSPNPNKYHPQQSASNNNNNLPPTYKKIQHQSPIPERKQMSKEKEDERRDCKVQNYSPQAYKFFMEQHIENVIKSHKQRVYRRLQLETEMAKIGLSAEAQCQMRKMLSQKESNYIRLKRAKMDKSMFTKIKPIGVGAFGEVTLVRKIDTNHLYAMKTLRKADVLKRNQVAHVKAERDILAEADNEWVVKLYYSFQDKDNLYFVMDYIPGGDLMSLLIKLGIFEEPLARFYIAELTCAVESVHKMGFIHRDIKPDNILIDRDGHIKLTDFGLCTGFRWTHNSKYYQQNGEHGRQDSMDPRDDWLTDNSECRCYHQQHQLKPLERRRRREHQRCLAHSLVGTPNYIAPEVLQRTGYTQLCDWWSVGVILYEMLVGSPPFLANTPSETQYKVINWETTLHIPKQANLSRESMDLILKLCVGADKRLGKNANEVKSHAFFKNIDFDKGLRRQVAPHIPRIEYQTDTSNFDPVDPDKLRNSNDSNHSDNDRSDTSKPFHGFFEFTFRRFFDDGGGPAFTNKISLDDNDNQGPVYV is encoded by the exons ATGGGATATACAGAAACACATGCATCATACATTTGTTGTACTGCCGAATGTGCTGTGTCTGTTTATGCCCGTGTCAATATACAACAAAAAGAAGATCATCCAACAGCAGTTCAACAAAAACGTCATGAATCAATCGTCATGAATCAACAACAAACGCaatcaattaataatacttCGTCGGTGTTAATATCTGGTAGCAGTAGCTTAAGCAGTAATACAAGTAAACAAAATGATCGTAACTCAAGTTCAGGTGGATCGAATTCTAGATCATCTGGATATCATCAAAAAGCTTTAGAAGAGATACATAATTCATTACAGCCATTTGTGAAACAAAATAGCAACGATGTGGTGGGTTCAAGTGCAGCAAGCACTGTCTCAACATTATCAACCACATCTGGTATATCGTCGGCGTCGGGACTTAGTTCTGCATCGGGACTTAGTTGCAATGGTTTATCATCAACGACATCGGGCATTGGCTCGATGTCGACATCATCAGCGCAACAAGATCGTGATCAAATGAATGCGTTGAAACAatctttaaatcaattattatcaatGGGCTATTCTGAG gaTACATCATTTCGTGCATTAAAACAGGGTAATGGCAGATTTGAAGATGCAATACAATATTTAGTAAAACAACAAAACGATGTAACAACAATTAGTGGTACCAATAAtggattatcaaaaacaaatttaacaaaattaattcgtAAGCCATCATTAGAACGTGAATTATCAACAGGTCCAGGTGTACCCGGTGGTGGTAATCAATCACATCGTTGTAGTCCGGCATCGACAACATTAGACAGTGGTGCTGGTTCATCGAGATCTGATTCACCACGTACAACAAATAGTAGTCAACAGCCATCCGATATATATCATGTACATACACAACTATCTAGACAATATTCACCACAAAGTGGGGGTGGCAATCGTAGTGATCGCAGTGATTCAGAACCACCACCACCATTACCACCTCCTAGATGTAGTTCAACACCACCTCCTCCACCGCCACCACCACATGGTGTGGGTGGTGGTGTACCGTCGTCACAAGGTTCAATATTAGTACCAACTAATATGCAACAATTGTTGAAACGTATGTCACCAGCAGCTGCATCACATCGACCATCAACGAATGTGGTCACACCACCACAAGGTTGCGGTGCTCGTGGTACTAGTCCTGTTGCTGTTATCGCAG GTAATGGTAACGTTGTGAATAATAACGGTGGCAGTAATGGAAGTGGTAATGGTCGACAACCAATGATTGTACAAAATGGTCCACAAGTACAACAACAATTAAGTCAACAAATACAAGCATTAAGTTTATATCAAAGTGGTGGTGGTGGGGGTGGTGTTAATCAAGTTGTACAACAATCGTCTGGTGTTCCTGGTTCAGAACCACCACCACCTTATCCATTACCATCATTACCACCACCACCTCCACCATCGTACTCAATATCAATACAACAGCGACAAAGTCCAACACAAACATCATCACAACAAGAAATTTATAGTAGAAAAAGTCCTTCTAGTGGAATTTATTCAGGACCTACGTCAGCTG GGTCACCAAGTCCAATAACCGTTCAGCAACAACAAGCATCACCAAGTACAGTGTTAGGTGGCGTCGTGACGCGACCAACACCATTACAAGCATGGGGTGCAAGACAAACCAAAACGCAACCACCAATTATAATGCAATCAGTAAAAAGTACACAAGTACAAAAACCAATATTACAAACGGCCATTGCACCTACGGCGCCCGTTGTCGTAGTCACCACCGGTGGTAATGCTACACCGCCAGTTCCACCTGGTGTTACAACAACATTTCCACCACCTTCATATGCATCATCAATACAACAGAAACATGTTGTGGCAACGTCACCTGGTCCACAAGCAGTCGGTGTATATGGTAGTAAATCAAGTCAAACTCAAAACCAAACGGTGACATCTTCTCAACAATCAATTAATAGTTCCAGTACTTCAACAACACCG gtGAATGTGCCAACAACAGAACCACCTAGTTATGCATCAACCATGCAAGCATTGGCAGCCCAACGTACTACAACCAATACAAACAGTCATCATGTTCATCATCCGCATCCTTTACCCCCACCTCCGTACACAACTACGGCGAATGATGTACATCGTCATCAGAATTATCCAAAGGATGAACGAAGAAAATATTCATCGCCAAATAATTGTGATGGAGGTCGTTCGGAAAGTCCTAATACAGACAATAGTCGACCAAATTCTGGATATTCATCAGAGAATATCCCATCACCATCTAGTTGTAGTAATTCAAAACATTATAACGGTAATTCTAGTCCAAATCCTAATAAATATCATCCCCAACAATCTGcatcgaataataataataatttaccacccacctataaaaaaattcaacatcaaTCGCCAATCCCCGAACGTAAGCAAATGTCAAAAGAAAAAGAAGATGAGCGACGGGATtgtaaagtacaaaattattcaccacaagcatataaatttttcatggaaCAGCATATTGAGAATGTCATCAAATCACATAAACAACGTGTTTATCGTCGTTTACAACTCGAAACGGAAATGGCAAAAATAGGTTTAAGCGCTGAAGCACAATGTCAAATGCGTAAAATGTTATCACAAAAAGAATCGAATTATATTCGTTTAAAACGTGCCAAAATGGATAAatcaatgtttacaaaaattaaaccaaTTGGTGTAGGTGCTTTCGGTGAAGTGACATTAGTGCGTAAAATTGATACAAATCATTTGTATGCTATGAAAACACTACGAAAAGCGGACGTGTTAAAACGTAATCAAGTGGCACATGTGAAAGCTGAACGTGATATTTTAGCAGAAGCGGATAATGAATGGGttgtaaaattgtattattcatttcaagataaagataatttatattttgttatggattATATACCTGGTGGTGATTTGATGTCATTGCTAATTAAACTTGGCATCTTTGAAGAACCATTAGCACG attttatattGCTGAATTAACTTGCGCTGTTGAGAGTGTACATAAAATGGGTTTTATTCATAGAGATATCAAACCAGACAATATATTAATTGATCGTGATGGACATATTAAATTAACTGATTTTGGATTATGTACTGGATTTCGATGGACACATAACtcaaaatattatcaacaaaatg GTGAGCATGGTCGTCAAGATTCCATGGATCCAAGAGATGATTGGTTAACGGATAACAGTGAATGTAGATGTTATCATCAACAACATCAATTGAAACCATTGGAACGGCGCCGTCGTAGGGAACATCAAAG gtGTTTAGCACATTCATTAGTGGGTACTCCAAATTATATTGCTCCAGAAGTGTTGCAACGAACTGGTTATACACAATTATGTGATTGGTGGAGTGTAGGAGTTATTCTATATGAAATGTTAGTTGGGAGTCCTCCATTTTTAGCAAATACACCATCAGAAACACAATATAAG GTAATAAATTGGGAAACAACACTTCATATACCAAAACAAGCTAATTTATCACGTGAGAGCatggatttaattttaaaattatgtgtgGGAGCTGACAAACGTTTGGGAAAAAATGCCAATGAAGTAAAATCACAtgcattctttaaaaatattgattttgacaAAGGATTGCGTCGTCAAGTGGCACCACATATTCCACGTATTGAATATCAAACAGATAcatcaaattttgatcctgtTGATCCGGATAAATTACGCAATTCAAATGATTCAAATCATTCGGACAACGATCGTTCAGATACAAGTAAACCATTTCATGGTTTCTTTGAATTTACATTTCGTCGTTTTTTTGACGATGGTGGTGGGCCcgcatttacaaataaaattagtcTTGATGACAATGATAATCAAGGACCTGTTTATGtttga
- the LOC123293610 gene encoding protein NDUFAF4 homolog, producing the protein MGKVLSIISRPVRDFNIENRVHKAISVDKLKPAPKHDATLKEIERIKSEYPEAEKKLHEKNEALDTRLKDVYVKSYDPDPIIYDTHGKKSKILPVDRSQVEDFEYGYKEPEIVPKGKVTLRQVLKFISDHAEDPKKNDINTISKTYNLSAKTTENILKYFRMYQVYIPEVKKTQATFAFPKGIRNNLLGSKPIEKKPES; encoded by the exons atgggtaaagttttatcaataatatcacGTCCCGTTAGAGATTTTAATATCGAAAATCGAGTACATAAAGCCATATCTGTAGATAAATTAAAACCAGCTCCAAAGCATGATGCAACACTTAAAGAAATAGAACGAATTAAATCAG aatatcctgaagcagaaaaaaaattacatgaaaaaaatgaaGCATTAGATACTAGACTGAAAGACGTTTATGTCAAATCTTACGACCCC GATCCAATTATTTACGATACGCACggtaaaaaatccaaaattttaccTGTGGATCGTTCTCAAGTAGAAGATTTTGAATATGGTTATAAAGAACCTGAAATTGTCCCCAAAGGAAAGGTTACGTTACGACaagtactaaaatttatttcggatcATGCAGAAGATCCAAAAAAGAACGATATTAatactatttcaaaaacttataaTCTTAGTGCAAAAACCACTG aaaacatattaaaatattttcgtatgtATCAAGTATATATACCAGAAGTTAAGAAAACTCAGGCAACATTTGCATTTCCCAAAGGAATACGTAATAATTTATTAGGTTCAAAGCCTATAGAAAAGAAACCAGaaagttga
- the LOC123292133 gene encoding zinc finger protein 106: MLYENKLSVESQNDKVQNTDCSSSIKAQKCISKEHDVVTSKKMNDTVNSEKCLNTPTSIKSKNLEKTSSGLLENSDLISAQFARDNTNVSGELKTEDDISSDNNADNIRLSVSSNENFGSRKWRSPGEKKFISASSTTNKRPIIATVSSTNGKEEILLKIYDIDVQIQRLMDEKMNLYKQLMAHSEECQENVTTKKSVARKLDLGTELKIDTAGSSRNAVSESVPTNENSITAVHQQSLTITNDLGESIESNSSLINNEHGKVNSEINSDSKQTNKRNKHSDSKSKNVNRNSDKENVSKRKTKKIQQENIDKSNTKIVTGNVENSEKVEIKKPQKIIEQNDKIESKKSPTLHVEKVEEVDVQKSLKSIGKDIESKKSPKKSRRERSSSSKKSTSKDKHGKETIRSDESEAKKSVFITEQNVTKRSIKASSVAPNSDAEDKSVKTHSSRIGNRDNEIHKIKNSKRKRDQKHEATYSDSNSDDEDKPIKNNFNRNVTPDSETRKIKSKRKQDHDNDSISSIKKHSNKKSRKKYVVSDSGDENESGIEQQRPSPPINNVETARIRRCSVEKRQKSVEHKLPTVKMNFVNSIIKPCIVPLVRINPEKYLKKIEVKEESETVLLNSTVSENEPQEIKITDTNFNENCVEQLNENSVNISNEPSPVTLSIPAQDNQGKTDDGTESQTSSTNVECSNNSINNNDVECGTQKLECFKCSDHTGSILFVKTYKNAIIAGGEDGKIYKYNVENGELLNSACAHQAAITSFYIANNKDGVTCVYSGSLDTYFKCFEIETLKELTSIQISIAIQCMDADWRYVFLGTVSGHLYRYSINNNLMEDEKCRIGNEAILALKTQSEGARRILIAAPRNELVSIRDAMTGLLLRYITFTTSDYTIYSIMLSQHGSIIYCGTNKKVILGYNFTDGVLTKELLAGKGIVCLLEYQKLLFAGCYDGFIYVFDIITNQLVTKFVGPGGMILALDVFDNKVIMGSKNSCLEVRSMPEVVLKYINENRR; the protein is encoded by the exons ATGTTatacgaaaataaattatcagtAGAATCTCAAAATGATAAAGTACAAAATACAGACTGTAGTAGTTCAATAAAAGCACAAAAATGTATATCAAAAGAACATGACGTtgtaacttcaaaaaaaatgaatgacacggtaaattcagaaaaatgtttaaatactcCTACatctataaaatcaaaaaatttagaaaaaacttcGAGTGGTTTATTGGAAAATTCAGATTTGATATCAGCTCAATTTGCTAGAGACAATACAAATGTATCAGGAGAATTAAAAACTGAAGATGATATATCATCAGACAATAACGCTGACAATATTCGTTTATCTGTATCAAgcaatgaaaattttggatCCCGTAAATGGCGTTCTCCTGgtgaaaagaaatttatatcAGCATCTTCCACGACTAATAAACGACCAATAATAGCTACTGTGAGTTCTACGAATGGcaaagaagaaattttattaaagatttatgATATTGATGTGCAAATTCAAAGATTAATggatgaaaaaatgaatttatataaacagTTAATGGCGCACTCTGAAGAATGTCAAGAAAATGTAACCACGAAAAAAAGTGTTGCTAGAAAATTAGATTTAGGTACTGAACTTAAAATTGATACAGCAGGATCTTCAAGAAACGCAGTATCTGAAAGTGTTCCAACGAACGAAAATTCTATTACAGCTGTGCATCAACAATCTCTCACTATAACAAATGACCTAGGGGAAAGTATAGAATCGAATTCTTCTCTAATAAATAATGAACATGGAAAAGTTAATAGTGAAATAAATTCAGATTCGAAGCAAACAAATAAACGAAATAAACATAGCgattcaaaatcgaaaaatgtgaatcgAAATAGTGATAAAGAAAATGTATCTAAacggaaaactaaaaaaattcaacaagaaaatatagacaaatcaaatacaaaaattgtaactGGTAACGttgaaaattcagaaaaagttgaaataaaaaagccacaaaaaattattgaacaaaatgataaaatcgaATCAAAAAAATCACCGACATTGCACGTAGAGAAGGTCGAGGAGGTCGATGTACAGAAATCACTAAAAAGCATTGGAAAAGATATTGAATCGAAAAAATCACCGAAAAAATCTCGCCGAGAAAGATCATCATCATCGAAGAAAAGTACCTCAAAAGATAAACATGGTAAAGAAACAATACGGAGTGATGAGTCTGAAGCTAAAAAATCAGTATTTATCACTGAACAGAATGTAACAAAACGATCAATAAAAGCATCGTCGGTCGCACCAAATTCTGATGCTGAAGATAAATCAGTGAAAACTCATTCCAGTCGTATAGGAAATCGCGATaatgaaatacataaaattaaaaattcgaaacgAAAACGTGATCAAAAGCACGAAGCAACTTATAGCGATAGCAATTCGGATGACGAAGATaagccaataaaaaataatttcaatcgcAATGTAACTCCTGATAGTGAAACacgtaaaataaaatcaaaacgaaaacaAGACCACGATAACGATAGTATatcatcaataaaaaaacattcaaataaaaaatcgagaaaaaaatatgttgtatcTGATTCTGGTGATGAAAATGAATCTGGAATTGAGCAACAACGACCATCACCACCTATTAATAATGTGGAAACAGCTCGAATACGACGATGTAGTGTTGAAAAACGACAAAAATCTGTAGAACATAAACTACCCACAGTGAAAATGAACTTTGTAAATTCCATTATTAAACCATGTATAGTACCCTTAGTTCGAATTAATcccgaaaaatatttaaagaaaattgaagttaAAGAAGAAAGCGAAACAGTTCTTTTGAATTCAACAGTTTCTGAAAATGAACCtcaggaaataaaaataactgatactaattttaatgaaaattgtgttGAACAATTGAATGAAAATAGTGTAAATATATCAAATGAACCAAGTCCAGTTACATTATCAATACCGGCTCAAGATAATCAAGGAAAAACTGATGATGGAACAGAGTCACAGACTTCAAGTACAAATGTAGAGTGCTCTAATAATAGCATCAATAATAATGATGTTGAATGTGGCACACAAAAATTAGAATGTTTCAAATGCTCAGATCATACTGGatctattttatttgtaaag acatataaaaatgcaataatagcTGGCGGTGAAGatggtaaaatttataaatataatgtagaaaATGGTGAATTATTAAACTCTGCATGTGCACACCAAGCTGCAATTACATCGTTTTATATAGCAAATAATAAAGATGGGGTTACATGTGTATATTCGGGGTCATTGgatacttattttaaatgttttgaaatcgAG acttTGAAAGAATTAACAAGCATACAAATAAGCATTGCAATACAATGTATGGATGCTGATTGGAGATATGTATTTCTTGGAACAGTATCGGGGCATTTATATAGGTATTCAATTAAT aataattTAATGGAAGATGAAAAATGCCGAATAGGAAATGAAGCAATACTAGCACTAAAAACTCAAAGTGAAGGCGCACGTCGAATATTAATTGCTGCACCACGTAATGAATTGGTATCAATACGTGATGCAATGACTGGTCTCTTATTACGTTACATAACATTCACAACGTCTGATTATACAATATATTCAATCATGTTATCACAACATGGATCGATCATTTATTGTggtacaaataaaaaagtaatcttAGGCTATAATTTTACTGATGGCGTCTTAACAAAAGAATTGTTGGCTGGTAAAGGTATCGTTTGTTTATtagaatatcaaaaattattattcgctGGTTGTTATGAtggttttatttatgtttttgatattataaCAAATCAATTGGTGACAAAATTTGTGGGACCTGGTGGAATGATTTTAGCGTTAgatgtttttgataataaa